In Numida meleagris isolate 19003 breed g44 Domestic line chromosome 11, NumMel1.0, whole genome shotgun sequence, the genomic window gagaagagaagaccggggagacctcactgtggcctcCCAGTACCTAAAGAAGACCTGCAGGAGACATGGGGAGGGGCTCTGTCAGGGAGTGTAGTGACTGGACAAAGGGTAAAGGCTTTAAAGTAAAAGGTGGTGTTCTTAGATcagcttctgggaagaaattttttaccgtgagggtggtgaggccgCGGCAGTGCCACCCAGCGCTGTGGGTGCccgaggccatggatgggcccggggcagcctgagctggggggcagccagcccgtggcagggtggggctgggggctgtgaggaCCCTTCCGacccaaccatgctgtgattctatgaaatggcaCTACAGGGTTTCTGAGTCCCTCAATAGTTCCTGACCAAATTTGCTTAATTTAccactttaaaaacattctgttcTAATTAGCGCTTGTCTGCTTTCTGACTCATATATCACTGTTTGCAATAAAGACGTTGCAACTGACATTGATAAACAATGCTGTTTGATATGTGAGCCAGAATGGAATTCAGCTCATTCTCCCAGAAATGAGCTGGCTTTGCAGAGCTAGTAGGaatgaaaaattataaaaataaatagacaaGGTTTGTAATTACACAGAGACAAGATGGATCAAACAAGGAAGCttcatctatttatttattttgaaatttttcgTGAATACAGTCTAGGTTTGAAAAGAGTGCTGGGCTTTTCCAGGCTGTATTCCACGCATCTCGTAAATTGGAAAGATGTGCCAGCTCCAAGATGCCTTGTGCCACTGAAGCTTCCTGTGACTTCGTGATGACAAGTCCCTGGATGTGCAGGAGTCCCACCACGAAGCCTTTCTCTGAACCTTTTGTGAGTGGTTCACCGATAGTTCTCTTCCGTTTGCCCTGCACCCCTACCTTGTCACCGCTCACCGCTCGCCTTTCCCACTGCTGGACTTCTGCAGTGACGCATGCCAGGCTCTAAGCTCAGAACAGCAACTGCTAACCTCAGCAGGGGCTTATTGCATCAGAGCTTGACGTGGCGTATTTGTGTATTGGGAAGATAAACCTGTAATCTTACATGCCCAGGTACAGATACGAACATCTGCATCTGCAATTAGCTAGAGGCACTTCTCCGGCCTTGGCAACACGTGAAAAGTTAATTGGGAGGGACTTAGAACAAGCAGAGTATGTGTGAGGAGGTGGCATTTGCACACTGATGGCAGGAGGACTTTTGTGGCTGTGCAGGGCAATCGAGGCCCACCTTCAGCTATGGGAAGCCAGGCTCTCAGTGGCAGCAGCGCTTCCGGCCGTCAGCGCTTCTGTGAGACGGCCTCTGTGTAGAGGAAAGGTTTCTCTGCTTGGTCTTCCCTTTGAAGAGAAcacaaagctttctgcttttcccttttgaaCTGTTTTGCTTGCACTGAAATAACCTGCAGGGAACACTGGTAAAAACATGGCAAGAATTGAAGCTGGTTTACTAAGGCCAAGGTGGCACAAGCAAGGGCTTGTCTCTCACCTGCGAGCCTGGTGCATCCCCCTCTGCGCTGCATGGAGCACTCAGGTACCTCTCCTGCGCTCTTGGCTGCAAGGAAAGGTCAGCCCAGctccctggctgcagcctgaAATGCAATTGCTGTGGAGATGCTCAGGTCCTGCCATAGCCCTGCCCCTGCCAAGGGCTGAGCAGTCTTTTCCTGGTACTGGCATGCCGACTTGGAACAGTACTCATGTTGAGAATAACACTGACATAATGAGAAAGGTGATAAACAGAGGATgcaaaaaagggaagagatgggGGCAAATAGCTTTGGAAGTTGAAAGATTAATCACAGTGGTGTGACCTATAAAGAATAACCTTGTCCAGCAAAGAGATCCTTTATGGTAGGCTCCGCTTTGTTCCCCTTGCTGCATGTGCTGTCCCATTGTTTCTGAGAAGTTAAAACCAGGTAGCATCTAACAGCTGCTGGCTGACACAAGTTTTCTTCACGGATTTTGGATGACAGCACAAAGAATGTTCCAAGCAACACTGGGCACATCAAGTAGGGAGACAGAGACACTGAGGACATGGGAGGCTCCAACGACAGCTTCCCCTGCAGCTCTAATGCCCATTTATATGGAATTCATCACTTTTGAAAGGTTTCAGGGAGACTGAAGATGTCTGTCACCAGAATAAGAGGCTGAGTGTTGGCTTCAGCTCAGAACTTGTGCCTTGTCCATGACCCTTCTCTGGATCAAGGCAGAATGATATCTGTCCAAGACAAATGGACGAGGCTATTTTTTAGGTGCTACCAGTGTAATTGACATGATGCAAACTGCATATAAAGCCAGGAACAGAGGAGGTGATACAACTGGAAACCTGCTAGCAGGATCAGTGCTTCACTGCATTGTTCAAACCTTCCCAGACAAATTTTGCAACGGAACAAGTAGATGGCTGAGAGCGCACAGAAGAAGGGCTGCTGATGGTCATGCTGCCAAGCTCACCCTTTCACCAGCCTACCCCTGAGCATGGCAGCTGTGACGGGGACGGGCTGCTGTAACAGCCCTGCTGTCCTGCTTTAAGAGCAGGCCTCTGTCACACAGGGACTGCACCaagcccatccagcccagccacCGCTGCAGCCCAAACCCACGGCCAGAAGGTTCTGAACCACAAACTTCActcctgtttgctttggttGAGGGCAACTGCAAGAAGGATCCTGTGTGCTTTGTCTTTCTCTGGCACTCTCTGCCTGGGGACTCGGAGATAACGTGTCCTGTTTCCCATACCACTCTGTGGGTAAACTGAGGCATTTCGAACTGTTGGGTGGTGCGGCCTGTGACAGGCTGACGGGGCACTCCGTGGGGCATGGGCAGCATGGGCTGCAGGCGTGCAGCCCGGAACACAGTGTGCAGTGAGCGCCTTGGGCCCAGGCACCGGGTGCTCAGCCCTCGGGGAGTGGCACAGCGTGCTGGGGAGCGAGGCCGTGCTGGTGGGACTGCCCTCTGGTTTGGGCCCCCACACAAGCGGTGTGGTGCAGAGCTAGCTGTTTATGTATGACCATGAACCATGGTCTTCAGCAATGACAGCGTGGGGCAGAAACAGGTGTCACCTTAATACCTACCCAGAAAAGCCAATTACCCCTGGATGATTATGATTAATAACTCTCTAAGCCCTAATCGCGCTGACACCAATGCCTGGAGCTTACACCAGGGGGCACTTTATAAGGGACGCCCTACAGCGGTGAGCGTAGCTGCTTCTCCCCGGGGTGACGGCGAAGGCTGGGCAGCGGGAGCCCAACTGCAGGGGAGATTCCCCCACGCACAAAAACCGGCACCGAGTGTGACTGAAAGGCACCTCACAAACCGCAGCCATGAACGGGACGGAAGGCCAAGACTTCTACGTGCCCATGTCCAACAAGACCGGGGTGGTGCGGAGCCCCTTCGAGTACCCCCAGTACTACCTGGCTGAGCCCTGGAAGTTCTCGGCGCTGGCTGCCTACATGTTCATGCTGATCCTGCTCGGCTTCCCCATCAACTTCCTCACGCTGTATGTCACCATCCAGCACAAGAAACTCCGGACGCCTCTAAATTACATCCTCCTGAACCTGGCGGTTGCTGACCTCTTCATGGTCTTTGGAGGCTTCACCACCACCATGTACACCTCGATGAACGGGTACTTTGTCTTTGGAGTAACAGGGTGCTACATCGAAGGCTTCTTTGCTACACTGGGTGGTGAGTTCtccacattttcaaaaatcttcTGACAGAAATTCCCCCAGATTTTAGGACTGGGCGGGAGAATGCCCAGATGCTCTTGGAAGGAAGAGCAGTGTCTgccaggccctgctgctgctgtggcctgCGGTGTCTGCAGTGCTTCAGGGTGGGAGGTGAAGAAAGTGGCAAATGACgcttctttttttaagccttATTTTGGTGGCCACCTGTTCAGTCTCCTGAGAACAACAGCGTAGCCACGAAAAGTAGCCAGCAGCAGATTGTGAGGCTGCTGGATTTGCACACCCTTTTGGCTCGCTTTCTGACAGGAGAGGTGACAGTCTGTTCTGTTGCACGGGCTGAGCGCTATTGCTGCGAGGCGGCGTGCAGAGGTGCAGCCCAGCCAGCCGGTGACTAACAGGTGTTAAATAAGGGCGGTGTGTCTGAGTACGGCCTCCTCCATCCGGCTCAGCTCACAGCCGCACACCGGGCAGCTGTTGGTGGGGTCGGGCCCCCAGACACGGGTGACCTGGGAAGCTGTGCGGCGAGCAGAACCcgggggcagagctgcagctcagatCGGGGCTGTGTGCGCATGGGTGCAGTGCTGAGCGGGAGGAGGGCAGGGTCAAGAGGTGGAtctcaaagcacagcagcacggTGGTTACTGCTAGGGGTCTGGAGGCACCTTCTGATGCCCTCCCACCACACCAGTAGTCGTCCTCTGTTCCGTTCTGCTTCGGAATGCTGGGTGGAAGTTCACTGCTGATAGGGGTCTTCCTCGTGCCAGATATGGTATGCCTTTGTCCTCCCACTGCTCGAGGTCCCCGTATCTCCATCCCTCTCTCCCTGGTGCAGGTGAAATCGCTCTCTGGTCACTCGTCGTCCTGGCCGTGGAACGATACGTCGTGGTCTGTAAGCCCATGAGCAACTTCCGCTTCGGGGAGAACCACGCCATCATGGGGGTTGCGTTCTCCTGGATCATGGCCTTGGCGTGCGCAGCTCCCCCGCTGTTCGGCTGGTCACGGTAGGGAGGGGCCTGGGTGTGGAGCGCAGGCTGTGGGCAGCTCTGCCGGCGCTGACCGCCCCGCGTGCTCGCAGGTACATCCCCGAGGGCATGCAGTGCTCGTGCGGGATCGACTACTACACGCTGAAGCCGGAGATCAACAACGAATCCTTTGTCGTCTACATGTTCGTGGTCCACTTCACGATCCCACTGACCGTCATCTTCTTCTGCTACGGGAACCTGGTCTGCACTGTGAAGGAGGTGGGTGCTGCCCAGGGGGTGGGAGCTGTGCCAGGCTCCACATGGTGACAGAAGGGCCCGGTGCCCCCCGGGCCCTGCGCCCCATGCAGACCAAGCCCTCCCGGCTCCATCACCCCCCCACTCTGCCCGCAGGCTGCCGCCCAGCAGCAGGAGTCTGCCACCACCcaaaaggcagagaaggaagtGACCCGCATGGTGATCATCATGGTCATTGCCTTCCTCATCTGCTGGGTTCCCTATGCCAGCGTCGCTTTCTACATCTTTACCAACCAGGGCTCAGACTTTGGGCCCATCTTCATGACCATCCCGGCATTCTTTGCCAAGAGCTCTGCCATCTACAATCCCGTGATCTACATCGTAATGAACAAACAGGTAACTGCCAGCTGACTGCCTCTGTAGTGTTTCTCTTTGTAACAGCCATGGGGAGCTCCCACACCTCCAGCACACCACGAGCCGCAAGGGGGCATTCCAGGTACTGTGTGCTGGTGTGCAGGAGAGTGAAGTGCAGCTCACTCCTTCGCATTGTGCAGGTCTCGTTGATGCAGACACCCACCTGAGCGATGTGCACACtggcccagcagagcagctggggctgcctccCCTAACCCTGAATGCTGGGAGGGAGACTTCACCAGCACAGTGCCCCTGGTGTGGCCATGCTGGAGGTTCCCATGCAGTTCCCACTACAGCACATGGGAGCTGTACCTGCacttgctgctcctgctgcggTGGTCCTTCTGCTGGACAGTGCCCATGGCACTGCTGGGCTCTCTCTCACCACTCCCGGCTCTGGGCCCAGCATGAAGGCAGCCCCCTGCCCTCACCACAATGCCTCCCCTCTCTTCCAGTTCCGTAACTGCATGATCACAACCCTCTGCTGCGGCAAGAACCCACTGGGCGATGAGGACACGTCTGCTGGAAAGACAGAGACCTCCTCCGTCTCCACCAGCCAGGTGTCCCCTGCGTAGGCCCCACTGCACCAACCTTGCCCACTGCCAGCGCCTGCCCgcttcagcacagccctgcgGGGCGGGCTGCTCTCCTAACAATAGGAACCCTGGGAACAAGGCTGTGAAAATGTACACGgttttgtaattaaaatgcaaaagcttAGCTCCTCCACTGGCATAACTCCGTGCTTCTCTCTCTGTTGATTCACTGAGAGCTCACACCTGTTGCACCATGCAGGCCCTGCAAAGCCCGGGCACAGCGGAGCCACTGCCACCTCCCTCACCCCAACATGAGGCCTCGGTGGGGCAGAGGCTGAGCCCCCTCCTGGCTTCACTGCTGCAGACAGAGCctggcagccaccagcagccactgggcactgctgtgctgcgCTGAGGCAGGCCAAGCACTGCCAGGTGCCCACTGCTCAAAGTGCCGCGCCTGGCCCTGCCCGAGCACCTCAGAAGGGCACCGCAACACCTCTGGGATGATGGGTGGGTTTTGGTGCACGCGTGCCCTCCGTGCTGCAGAGGTGAT contains:
- the RHO gene encoding rhodopsin codes for the protein MNGTEGQDFYVPMSNKTGVVRSPFEYPQYYLAEPWKFSALAAYMFMLILLGFPINFLTLYVTIQHKKLRTPLNYILLNLAVADLFMVFGGFTTTMYTSMNGYFVFGVTGCYIEGFFATLGGEIALWSLVVLAVERYVVVCKPMSNFRFGENHAIMGVAFSWIMALACAAPPLFGWSRYIPEGMQCSCGIDYYTLKPEINNESFVVYMFVVHFTIPLTVIFFCYGNLVCTVKEAAAQQQESATTQKAEKEVTRMVIIMVIAFLICWVPYASVAFYIFTNQGSDFGPIFMTIPAFFAKSSAIYNPVIYIVMNKQFRNCMITTLCCGKNPLGDEDTSAGKTETSSVSTSQVSPA